One genomic window of Nakamurella panacisegetis includes the following:
- a CDS encoding Gfo/Idh/MocA family protein, protein MSKIRFAVIGAGVIGEVHCRALAGLADSAELVAIADIKLDKASAMAARFGRVEAFDDVAALLARPDIDAVTVCTPSGLHADVAVDALEAGKHVVVEKPIDISLGAADRIIAAEARSGRKVTVISQHRFDRSTEKVLDAVRAGHLGTVTSAIASHAWWRGQTYYDSGDWRGTWALDGGGAIMNQSVHTINLMVTTVGTPVEVFAHTACLAHERIEVEDTAAAVVKFSSGALGLIHGTTAAYPGLDASLRIFGTKGSAVISDDELVFFHENVGPAPEIQMSSGTGLNQVTPDFRLDPADAGLGDAHQRQLADFVEAIRTDRQPRVSTTDARTSLAVILALYESARTGLPVTL, encoded by the coding sequence CATTGCCGGGCCCTGGCCGGTCTGGCCGACTCGGCCGAACTGGTGGCCATCGCCGACATCAAGCTGGACAAGGCATCCGCGATGGCCGCCAGGTTCGGCCGTGTCGAGGCGTTCGACGACGTGGCTGCCCTGCTGGCCCGGCCGGACATCGATGCGGTCACCGTCTGCACCCCCAGCGGCCTGCACGCCGACGTCGCGGTCGACGCGTTGGAAGCCGGTAAGCATGTCGTGGTGGAGAAGCCGATCGACATCAGCCTCGGCGCGGCCGACCGGATCATCGCGGCCGAGGCACGTTCGGGCCGGAAGGTCACCGTGATCAGTCAACACCGGTTCGACCGGTCGACCGAGAAGGTGCTGGACGCGGTGCGGGCCGGGCATCTCGGCACCGTCACCTCGGCCATCGCCTCCCATGCCTGGTGGCGCGGGCAGACGTACTACGACTCCGGGGACTGGCGCGGCACCTGGGCCCTCGACGGCGGCGGCGCGATCATGAACCAGAGCGTCCACACGATCAATCTGATGGTCACCACGGTGGGCACTCCGGTCGAGGTCTTCGCCCACACCGCCTGTCTGGCCCACGAACGCATCGAGGTCGAGGACACCGCGGCCGCGGTGGTCAAGTTCTCCTCCGGCGCCCTCGGGCTGATCCACGGCACCACCGCCGCCTACCCGGGCCTGGACGCCAGCCTCCGAATCTTCGGCACCAAGGGATCAGCGGTGATCTCCGACGACGAACTGGTGTTCTTCCACGAGAACGTCGGTCCCGCACCGGAGATCCAGATGTCCAGCGGGACCGGGCTCAACCAGGTGACCCCGGACTTCAGACTCGACCCGGCGGACGCGGGACTGGGCGACGCGCACCAGAGGCAACTGGCCGATTTCGTCGAAGCGATCCGTACCGACCGACAGCCGCGGGTGAGCACGACCGACGCCCGCACCTCGCTGGCCGTCATCCTGGCCCTGTACGAATCGGCCCGCACCGGCCTACCTGTCACGCTGTAG
- a CDS encoding sugar phosphate isomerase/epimerase family protein: protein MSTQPRLAVNPIAYWLIDGTPDRSTANLGRAFAELADIGYRAVKADVPSDMNPADYLPWLEGFGLAPAVSLFNGSFDDPARHAEVAEAAGRFAAVQAGLGQSVCMISTIEPPGSPRMLRPAVGTDADEGRLSGVIDGMGAACRAMQAEGVTAALHPHVGGWVETEAEIRRVLDELGAGVISFGPDTGHMSWAGADVAQVLRDYADRIVAIHLKDTFAAGIARADADGLDYRQATLPGRIWAEPGAGDVDLQGCIDAFASGFTGDYMIEVDVPTVPLRECHQIAYDWAMSTLPRGASS from the coding sequence ATGAGCACGCAACCCCGGCTGGCGGTCAACCCGATCGCCTATTGGCTGATCGACGGCACACCGGACCGTTCGACGGCCAACCTGGGCCGGGCCTTCGCCGAACTCGCCGACATCGGGTACCGCGCGGTCAAGGCCGACGTGCCCAGCGACATGAACCCGGCCGACTACCTGCCGTGGCTGGAGGGTTTCGGCCTCGCCCCGGCGGTGAGCCTGTTCAACGGATCGTTCGACGACCCGGCGCGGCACGCCGAGGTGGCCGAGGCCGCCGGACGGTTCGCCGCCGTGCAGGCCGGGCTGGGCCAGTCGGTCTGCATGATCTCGACGATCGAGCCGCCCGGTTCGCCCCGGATGCTCCGCCCGGCGGTCGGAACCGATGCCGACGAAGGCCGGCTGTCCGGGGTGATCGACGGCATGGGTGCTGCCTGCCGGGCCATGCAGGCCGAAGGGGTCACGGCGGCTCTCCACCCGCACGTCGGGGGATGGGTGGAGACCGAGGCCGAGATCCGCCGAGTCTTGGACGAGCTCGGCGCCGGCGTGATCTCGTTCGGTCCGGACACCGGCCACATGTCCTGGGCCGGAGCGGATGTCGCGCAGGTGCTGCGCGACTACGCCGACCGCATCGTCGCGATCCATCTCAAGGACACGTTCGCCGCCGGGATCGCCCGGGCCGATGCGGACGGGCTCGACTACCGTCAGGCCACGCTGCCCGGACGGATCTGGGCCGAGCCCGGCGCCGGTGACGTGGACCTGCAAGGCTGCATCGATGCGTTCGCCTCCGGCTTCACCGGCGACTACATGATCGAGGTGGACGTGCCGACGGTGCCCTTGCGGGAGTGTCACCAGATCGCCTACGACTGGGCCATGTCGACCCTGCCGCGGGGCGCATCGTCCTGA
- a CDS encoding Gfo/Idh/MocA family protein, producing MTALRIALVGCGDISAVHLDAIAAHGDAELVAVCDVERSRLTAASQRWDVTPYPGFESMLEAERPDVVHICTPHAQHAAMTTAALRRNVNVLVEKPVATSMADAQEVQRAAEGGSAIVGVCYQNRYNNTSQALRSLIDTGALGALRGGRASVDWFRDNSYYERRPWRGTWAEGGGGVLINQSIHTLDLLQWFLGEVVDVRGQASRLTLDDPVEVEDTASIVLRHRGGAGSIFQATNSYIDNAPVMIELLADRATVRLENDLTVTYTDGQTLFVAADGIATGEKAYWGLSHERLIDDFYRHVRRRRPFWIDPAAAMETLRIVTDVYAQSDLARRRPGRWPGASLDRVAR from the coding sequence ATGACGGCTCTGCGGATCGCCCTGGTCGGGTGCGGTGACATCTCGGCCGTGCACCTCGACGCCATCGCCGCGCACGGGGACGCCGAGCTGGTGGCCGTGTGTGACGTCGAGCGGAGCCGGCTGACCGCGGCCTCCCAGCGGTGGGACGTCACGCCGTACCCGGGCTTCGAATCGATGCTCGAGGCCGAACGGCCGGATGTCGTCCACATCTGCACCCCCCACGCCCAGCACGCCGCCATGACGACGGCCGCGCTGCGCCGGAACGTCAACGTGCTGGTGGAGAAGCCGGTGGCCACCTCGATGGCCGACGCGCAGGAGGTCCAGCGCGCGGCCGAGGGCGGCTCGGCCATCGTCGGCGTCTGCTACCAGAACCGGTACAACAACACGTCCCAGGCGCTGCGCTCGTTGATCGACACCGGCGCTCTCGGCGCCCTGCGGGGCGGCCGGGCCAGCGTGGACTGGTTCCGGGACAACAGCTATTACGAGCGTCGGCCGTGGCGCGGAACCTGGGCCGAGGGCGGCGGCGGGGTGCTCATCAACCAGTCCATCCACACCCTGGACCTGTTGCAGTGGTTCCTGGGCGAGGTGGTCGACGTCCGGGGGCAGGCCTCTCGACTCACGTTGGACGATCCGGTCGAGGTCGAGGACACCGCCAGCATCGTGCTGCGTCACCGAGGCGGGGCCGGATCGATCTTCCAGGCCACCAACTCCTACATCGACAACGCGCCGGTGATGATCGAGCTGCTCGCTGACCGGGCCACCGTCCGGCTGGAGAACGACCTGACCGTCACCTACACCGACGGGCAGACCCTGTTCGTCGCCGCGGACGGGATCGCCACCGGAGAGAAGGCGTACTGGGGCCTGTCCCATGAGCGGCTGATCGACGACTTCTACCGGCACGTCCGCCGCCGGCGCCCGTTCTGGATCGATCCGGCCGCGGCCATGGAGACTCTGCGCATCGTGACCGATGTGTACGCCCAGTCCGACCTGGCCCGGCGCCGGCCCGGCCGGTGGCCCGGGGCAAGCCTGGATCGAGTCGCGCGGTGA
- a CDS encoding LacI family DNA-binding transcriptional regulator — MKSDSPRTRADGPGDDGTDAPKSATIYDVARKAGVAASTVSRAFARPGRVNAVTAERIRGAAESLGYRANPLARALPTGRTSIIAFTISDVANPFYAEIIRGAQAAAAEAGFTMVLADGQESEVLEREALERVIPIVDGIVLATSRMSDAAIKVTARQKPMVVLNRSIPEVPSLTTDNQSGVRQVVEYLLGLGHRSVTYVAGPEASWADGARWRALLEVGAKLKVSTRRIGPFAPTVHGGREAATHLMSPLPSAVLAYNDQVAIGVINQLAEAGIVVPTAVSVIGFDDIFASSLITPALTTVAAPLQQMGVIAVRNLLAVINGAQPRAGGALVVPTHLIERGSAGPARHRKDKE, encoded by the coding sequence GTGAAGTCCGACAGCCCCCGGACCAGGGCCGACGGTCCGGGCGACGACGGGACGGACGCGCCGAAGTCCGCCACCATCTACGACGTGGCGCGGAAGGCCGGCGTGGCCGCCTCCACCGTCTCCCGGGCCTTCGCCCGGCCGGGCCGGGTCAACGCGGTCACCGCCGAACGCATCCGTGGCGCCGCCGAAAGCCTCGGCTACCGGGCGAACCCACTGGCTCGCGCCCTGCCCACCGGCCGGACCTCCATCATCGCCTTCACCATCTCCGACGTGGCCAACCCGTTCTACGCCGAGATCATCCGGGGGGCCCAGGCGGCGGCGGCCGAAGCGGGATTCACCATGGTGCTGGCCGACGGCCAGGAGTCCGAGGTGCTGGAACGAGAGGCACTGGAACGGGTCATTCCCATCGTGGACGGGATCGTGCTCGCGACCAGCCGGATGTCCGACGCGGCGATCAAGGTGACCGCCCGGCAGAAGCCCATGGTGGTGCTGAACCGCTCGATCCCGGAGGTCCCCAGCTTGACCACAGACAACCAGTCCGGCGTCCGTCAGGTGGTGGAGTACCTGCTGGGCCTCGGACACCGATCGGTCACCTACGTGGCCGGTCCGGAAGCCTCGTGGGCGGACGGCGCCCGCTGGCGCGCGCTGCTGGAGGTCGGTGCGAAGTTGAAGGTCTCGACCCGCCGTATCGGACCCTTCGCTCCCACCGTTCACGGCGGCCGGGAGGCCGCCACTCACCTGATGTCGCCCCTCCCGTCCGCCGTGCTCGCCTACAACGACCAGGTCGCCATCGGTGTGATCAACCAACTCGCCGAGGCCGGCATCGTCGTCCCCACGGCCGTCAGCGTCATCGGCTTCGACGACATCTTCGCCTCCAGCCTCATCACCCCGGCCCTGACCACGGTGGCTGCCCCCCTGCAACAGATGGGCGTCATCGCGGTCCGTAACCTGCTGGCGGTGATCAACGGTGCCCAACCACGAGCCGGTGGCGCGCTGGTGGTCCCCACCCACCTGATCGAGCGTGGCTCGGCCGGCCCCGCCCGTCACCGGAAGGACAAGGAATGA
- a CDS encoding lactate racemase domain-containing protein, protein MTTMVPALHTLGGPGAELSHEDVSAFIGEALADIDFRGQRVALVVPDGTRTCPLPLLLRAVHAVLAPQTDAVTVVIALGTHQGMTPEHLARHLGYPEGEVGSVYPGWTVINHESWRPETFTTLGTITADRLAELTHGLLNGPEVTVRINRHVAQADIALVIGPVFPHEVVGFSGGNKYFFPGVSGQELIDLSHWVGALITSADMIGTSGITPVRALINEASRLIPAQRLALCLVVASGTDSLHAIAFGTPEDAWAACAEISAETHVTYRDAPVRRVLSIMPSKYEDIWTAAKGFYKLEPIVADGGEVIIYAPHITEISVMHPHIAEIGYHNRDYFLGQWDRFKDVPWGDLAHSTHLRGQGTWSPADGERNRVQVTLATGIPEDVVRAVNLDYLDPATVDIAEYEADPDTFVEPHAGEVLYRLRRPGGPPGTGEPDGRSAGPDGAQG, encoded by the coding sequence ATGACCACGATGGTTCCCGCTCTGCATACGCTGGGCGGCCCGGGCGCGGAGCTGAGCCACGAGGACGTCTCGGCGTTCATCGGGGAAGCCTTGGCCGACATCGACTTCCGTGGTCAGCGGGTGGCCCTGGTGGTGCCGGACGGCACCCGGACCTGCCCGCTGCCGCTGCTGTTGCGGGCCGTGCACGCCGTGCTCGCCCCGCAGACCGACGCCGTGACGGTCGTCATCGCGCTGGGCACCCACCAGGGCATGACCCCCGAGCACCTGGCCCGGCACCTCGGGTATCCGGAGGGAGAGGTCGGGTCGGTGTACCCCGGGTGGACCGTGATCAACCACGAATCCTGGCGGCCCGAGACGTTCACGACGCTGGGCACCATCACCGCGGACCGGTTGGCCGAGTTGACTCACGGACTGCTGAACGGGCCGGAGGTCACGGTCCGGATCAACCGGCACGTCGCGCAGGCCGACATCGCGTTGGTGATCGGGCCGGTGTTCCCGCACGAGGTGGTCGGATTCTCCGGCGGCAACAAGTACTTCTTCCCCGGGGTGTCGGGTCAGGAACTCATCGACCTGTCGCACTGGGTCGGCGCGCTGATCACCAGTGCCGACATGATCGGCACCAGCGGGATCACCCCGGTCCGAGCGCTGATCAACGAGGCGTCGAGGCTGATCCCGGCGCAGCGGCTGGCCCTGTGCCTGGTCGTCGCGTCCGGCACGGATTCGTTGCACGCCATCGCCTTCGGTACCCCGGAGGACGCCTGGGCGGCATGTGCGGAGATCTCTGCCGAGACCCACGTGACCTATCGGGACGCGCCCGTGCGGCGGGTGCTGTCGATCATGCCGAGCAAGTACGAGGACATCTGGACCGCGGCCAAGGGCTTCTACAAGCTGGAGCCGATCGTGGCCGACGGCGGCGAGGTGATCATCTACGCGCCGCACATCACCGAGATCTCCGTGATGCACCCGCACATCGCCGAGATCGGGTACCACAATCGGGACTACTTCCTGGGTCAGTGGGACCGGTTCAAGGACGTGCCCTGGGGCGATCTGGCCCACTCCACCCACCTGCGGGGGCAGGGCACCTGGAGCCCGGCCGACGGCGAGCGGAACCGGGTCCAGGTCACCCTGGCCACCGGCATTCCGGAGGACGTGGTGCGCGCGGTCAACCTCGACTACCTGGATCCGGCCACCGTCGACATCGCCGAGTACGAGGCCGATCCGGACACCTTCGTCGAACCGCACGCCGGTGAGGTGCTGTACCGCCTCCGTCGCCCCGGCGGCCCCCCGGGGACCGGGGAGCCCGACGGCCGCAGCGCGGGGCCCGACGGAGCCCAGGGATGA
- a CDS encoding gluconokinase: protein MTAAERAGKAKTVVVVMGVAGSGKTTVAQELGAALGWRVAEADDFHSPANVAKMAAGVPLTDEDRWPWLASIVDWINSIDDNAVVTCSALKRIYRDRLVQAAARVRFLHLSGSHDTVGVRMAARSGHFMPTSLLDSQFATLEPLQPGEDGVAVSIEGSPEQVLRRALDALGLEQK, encoded by the coding sequence ATGACGGCGGCCGAAAGGGCAGGTAAGGCCAAGACGGTCGTCGTGGTGATGGGGGTGGCCGGATCGGGCAAGACGACCGTCGCGCAGGAACTCGGGGCGGCGCTCGGGTGGCGGGTGGCCGAGGCCGACGACTTCCACAGCCCGGCCAACGTGGCCAAGATGGCCGCCGGCGTCCCGCTGACCGACGAGGACCGCTGGCCGTGGCTGGCGTCGATCGTGGACTGGATCAACTCGATCGACGACAACGCCGTCGTCACCTGCTCGGCCCTGAAACGCATCTACCGGGACCGCCTGGTGCAGGCCGCGGCCCGGGTCCGGTTCCTGCACCTGTCCGGCAGCCACGACACCGTCGGCGTCCGGATGGCCGCTCGCAGCGGGCATTTCATGCCGACCTCGCTGCTCGACTCCCAGTTCGCCACGCTCGAACCGTTGCAGCCAGGCGAGGACGGCGTCGCCGTCAGCATCGAAGGATCGCCGGAGCAAGTGCTGCGCCGGGCGCTGGACGCGCTGGGTCTGGAACAGAAATGA
- the larE gene encoding ATP-dependent sacrificial sulfur transferase LarE yields MSADRTELPVPRSLSDGWAGVERLGVAFSGGVDSSVLLAAAVRDLGAGQVVAILGVSPSLAADEHEAARATAAHIGATLVEVQTHEGDNDAYRRNGPDRCFHCKDELFTRIDEEVLHRNRLDAIAYGENADDAVRPDRPGSRAATGHRVLRPLADAGLDKAAVRRLARSWRLPCADKPAAPCLASRIPHFDEVTPQKLAQIDRAESALRRLGLTDFRVRHHGDIARLELPAADLVRAAADPLRRQIRQAVLDAGFRYAAVDLGGLASGAFTLTVLASGA; encoded by the coding sequence ATGAGCGCCGACCGGACCGAACTCCCGGTCCCCCGTTCACTTTCCGACGGATGGGCCGGCGTCGAGCGGCTCGGCGTTGCCTTCTCCGGCGGCGTCGACTCGTCCGTCCTGCTGGCCGCGGCCGTGCGTGATCTGGGTGCCGGCCAGGTGGTGGCGATTCTCGGGGTATCGCCCAGCCTGGCCGCCGACGAGCACGAGGCAGCGCGGGCCACCGCCGCCCACATCGGAGCCACCCTGGTCGAGGTGCAGACCCACGAAGGCGACAACGACGCGTACCGCCGCAACGGGCCGGACCGGTGCTTTCACTGCAAGGACGAGCTGTTCACCCGGATCGACGAGGAGGTCCTGCACCGGAACCGGCTGGACGCCATCGCCTACGGCGAGAACGCCGATGACGCCGTCCGTCCGGACCGACCGGGGTCGAGAGCCGCGACCGGGCATCGGGTGCTGCGCCCGCTGGCCGACGCCGGGCTGGACAAGGCGGCCGTCCGCCGGCTGGCCCGGTCCTGGCGGCTGCCCTGCGCCGACAAGCCGGCCGCGCCGTGCCTGGCCTCCCGCATCCCGCATTTCGACGAGGTCACCCCGCAGAAGCTGGCCCAGATCGACCGGGCCGAGAGCGCGTTGCGCCGCCTTGGACTGACCGACTTCCGGGTCCGCCACCACGGTGACATCGCCCGACTCGAACTCCCGGCGGCCGACCTGGTCCGGGCCGCGGCCGACCCGTTGCGACGCCAGATCCGCCAGGCCGTGCTGGACGCCGGATTCCGTTACGCGGCCGTGGATCTGGGCGGCCTGGCGTCCGGAGCCTTCACCCTGACCGTGCTGGCCTCCGGTGCCTGA
- the larB gene encoding nickel pincer cofactor biosynthesis protein LarB: MPDDALAGIADLDLNRVRRRGYPEAIYCEGKTAEQVGLIAAEIARHREITTLFTRAGAAHAAAVLAHLPDARYDTTARLLAWPPEPPAPTGRPVVVVAAGTSDLPVAQEAALTARYLGREVELIVDVGVAGLHRILARLDTLRGAGALVVAAGMDGALPSVVGGLVQAPVIALPTSVGYGASFGGIAALLAMLNSCSPGVSVVNIDNGYGAGYLAAQITAPT; this comes from the coding sequence GTGCCTGACGACGCGCTGGCCGGGATCGCCGACCTGGATCTGAACCGGGTCCGCCGGCGCGGATATCCGGAGGCGATCTACTGCGAGGGCAAGACGGCCGAGCAGGTCGGCCTGATCGCGGCCGAGATCGCCCGGCACCGGGAGATCACCACGCTGTTCACCCGGGCCGGGGCCGCGCACGCCGCCGCGGTGCTGGCCCACCTGCCCGACGCGCGGTACGACACCACCGCCCGGCTGCTGGCCTGGCCCCCGGAACCGCCGGCCCCCACCGGACGACCGGTGGTGGTCGTCGCCGCCGGCACCTCCGACCTGCCGGTGGCCCAGGAAGCCGCCCTGACCGCGCGCTACCTGGGTCGGGAGGTCGAACTGATCGTCGACGTGGGAGTGGCTGGGCTGCATCGGATCCTGGCCCGGCTGGACACCCTGCGCGGGGCCGGGGCGCTGGTGGTGGCGGCCGGAATGGACGGCGCCCTGCCGAGCGTGGTGGGCGGACTGGTGCAAGCGCCGGTCATCGCGCTGCCCACGTCGGTCGGCTACGGCGCGTCCTTCGGTGGCATCGCGGCTCTGCTGGCCATGCTGAACTCGTGTTCGCCCGGGGTGAGCGTGGTCAACATCGACAACGGTTACGGCGCCGGCTATCTGGCCGCGCAGATCACCGCCCCGACATGA
- the larC gene encoding nickel pincer cofactor biosynthesis protein LarC, which produces MTHLWIDPSAGVAGDMLLGALLDAGADLTAVQGAIDSVVARSVRLRVEAVTRAGQRATKAHVDVLVDDPPHRTWRTVRGLLDGLPGAVGVSAQAVFERLARAEGHVHGIDPEQVHFHEVGALDSIADVVGVCAAVADLGVTSISAGAVALGSGQVRVAHGTIPVPVPAVAQLALGWPVSAGGDGELTTPTGMALLAALARPEPELPAMVMRTVGVGAGTRDITGRANVTRILLGDLIEKGSPATSAALILQANVDDLDPRLWPGVLQELLISGADDVWLTPILMKKGRPAHTLNVLCRPERADGLRDRMYDLTSTIGVRQVEAAKHALRRFFVDVDVDGGPVSVKIALRDGVVSQVTPEFDSVAARAAALSRSQPDVLRAAELAARAAGWHQGVVVPPAAPGRTG; this is translated from the coding sequence ATGACGCACCTGTGGATCGACCCGTCGGCCGGCGTGGCCGGGGACATGTTGCTCGGAGCCCTGCTGGACGCCGGGGCCGACCTGACCGCGGTGCAGGGCGCGATCGATTCGGTGGTGGCCCGATCGGTGCGCCTGCGGGTCGAGGCGGTGACCAGGGCCGGGCAGCGGGCCACCAAGGCTCACGTCGACGTCCTGGTCGACGATCCGCCGCATCGCACCTGGCGCACCGTGCGGGGGCTGCTGGACGGGCTGCCCGGGGCGGTCGGGGTGTCGGCCCAGGCCGTGTTCGAACGGTTGGCGCGGGCCGAAGGTCACGTGCACGGCATCGATCCGGAACAGGTCCATTTCCACGAGGTCGGGGCGCTCGACTCGATCGCCGATGTGGTCGGGGTGTGCGCCGCGGTGGCGGACCTCGGCGTCACGTCGATCTCGGCCGGCGCGGTGGCGTTGGGCTCGGGCCAGGTCCGGGTCGCCCACGGCACCATCCCGGTCCCGGTGCCGGCCGTGGCCCAGCTCGCCCTCGGCTGGCCGGTCAGCGCCGGTGGCGATGGTGAGCTGACCACACCGACCGGAATGGCGCTGCTGGCCGCGCTGGCCCGGCCTGAGCCGGAACTTCCGGCGATGGTGATGCGGACCGTCGGCGTCGGCGCCGGGACACGTGACATCACCGGTCGGGCCAACGTCACCCGGATCCTGCTCGGTGACCTGATCGAGAAGGGTTCTCCCGCCACCAGTGCGGCGTTGATCCTGCAGGCCAATGTCGACGATCTCGACCCGCGGCTCTGGCCCGGCGTCCTGCAGGAGCTGCTGATCTCGGGCGCCGACGACGTGTGGCTCACGCCGATTCTGATGAAGAAGGGCCGTCCGGCCCACACGCTCAATGTCCTGTGCCGGCCCGAACGGGCGGATGGACTGCGGGACCGGATGTACGACCTGACCAGCACCATCGGTGTCCGTCAGGTCGAAGCGGCCAAACACGCCCTTCGCCGCTTCTTCGTCGACGTCGACGTGGACGGCGGCCCGGTGTCGGTCAAGATCGCGCTCCGGGACGGGGTCGTCAGCCAGGTCACCCCGGAGTTCGACTCGGTCGCGGCCCGGGCCGCCGCGCTGTCCCGGAGCCAGCCCGACGTGCTCCGGGCGGCGGAGCTGGCCGCCCGGGCCGCGGGTTGGCACCAGGGGGTTGTGGTCCCGCCGGCGGCTCCGGGCCGGACCGGTTAG
- a CDS encoding oxidoreductase — translation MSSLLTDPLLEPFQLGPLTLRNRVVSTSHEPAFSEDGMPKERYAAYHVEKAKGGVALTMIGGSAVVSPDSPPAFGNLLMYKDEIVPWLSRLTDQVHEHGAAVMCQLTHLGRRTSNYAGDWLPVLAPSPLREPAHRAFPKQAEGWDLARVVADYAAAAQRAVAGGLDGIELEAYGHLLDGFLSPATNRRADGWGGTPERRLRLALAVVRSIRDAVGPTFPIGMRLVIDEDVPGGIDPDSGISAARTLIAEGIDFISVIRGHIDTDAALARVIPPMGTPSAPHLEFAGWVKKELGVPVMHASRIADVATARHAIRDGLLDLVGMTRAQIADPYLVAKIAAGQEDRIRPCVGAGYCLDAIYQASDTKCIHNPATGRELLLPHHVPPSTGPSRKVVVIGAGAAGLEAARVLGERGHRVVVLEAAPEAGGQLLLAARSAARRDLLGIVDWRLTESARCDVRIRYNTYADAATVMAEAPDVVVVATGGMPNTGFLESGSELVLDTWDVLAGSRPPAGDVLLYDDHGGHSAMDAATAIAESGARLHIVTPERTLAMDVGGMNYPRYFGILDRAHARTTLLQRLRSVRRGADGRLVATLFSEYSELETELTVDQVVVEHGTLPNDELYHALVPGSKNLGAVDHRALLATATQSLTPNPAGRYQLFRIGDAVSSRNVHAAVLDAYRLCLAI, via the coding sequence ATGTCATCGCTGCTCACCGATCCGCTCCTCGAGCCCTTCCAACTCGGGCCCCTGACCCTGCGCAACCGGGTGGTGAGCACGTCGCACGAGCCGGCGTTCTCCGAGGACGGCATGCCGAAGGAGCGTTACGCCGCCTACCACGTCGAGAAGGCGAAGGGCGGAGTGGCGCTGACGATGATCGGCGGGTCGGCCGTGGTCTCCCCCGACAGCCCGCCGGCGTTCGGGAACCTGCTGATGTACAAGGACGAGATCGTCCCCTGGCTCTCCCGGCTCACCGATCAGGTGCACGAACACGGCGCGGCGGTGATGTGTCAGCTCACCCACCTCGGTCGGCGGACCAGCAACTACGCCGGCGACTGGCTGCCGGTCCTGGCCCCCTCCCCCCTGCGCGAGCCCGCGCACCGTGCGTTCCCGAAGCAGGCCGAGGGGTGGGATCTGGCCCGGGTGGTGGCCGACTACGCCGCCGCCGCCCAGCGAGCCGTGGCCGGAGGGCTGGACGGCATCGAATTGGAGGCCTACGGGCACCTCCTGGACGGGTTCCTCTCCCCGGCCACCAATCGCCGCGCCGACGGATGGGGAGGCACCCCGGAACGCCGGCTGCGCCTGGCCCTGGCCGTGGTCCGGAGCATCCGCGACGCGGTCGGGCCGACCTTCCCGATCGGGATGCGCCTGGTCATCGACGAGGACGTCCCGGGCGGCATCGACCCCGACTCCGGTATCTCGGCGGCCCGCACTCTCATCGCCGAGGGCATCGACTTCATCAGCGTCATCCGCGGCCACATCGACACCGACGCCGCCCTGGCCAGGGTGATCCCGCCGATGGGCACGCCGTCGGCCCCGCATCTGGAGTTCGCGGGCTGGGTGAAGAAGGAACTCGGCGTGCCGGTGATGCACGCCTCCCGGATCGCCGACGTCGCCACCGCCCGACATGCGATCCGGGACGGACTGCTGGACCTGGTCGGGATGACCAGAGCGCAGATCGCCGATCCCTACCTGGTGGCCAAGATCGCCGCCGGCCAGGAGGACCGGATCCGGCCCTGTGTCGGGGCCGGCTACTGCCTGGACGCGATCTACCAGGCGAGCGACACCAAGTGCATCCACAACCCGGCCACCGGACGCGAACTGCTGCTCCCACACCATGTGCCGCCGTCCACTGGGCCGAGCCGGAAGGTGGTGGTGATCGGGGCCGGCGCGGCCGGGCTGGAGGCGGCCCGGGTCCTGGGCGAACGAGGACATCGGGTGGTGGTCCTGGAGGCGGCACCGGAGGCCGGCGGCCAACTGCTGCTGGCCGCCCGCTCGGCGGCGCGCAGGGATCTGCTCGGGATCGTCGACTGGCGCCTGACCGAATCGGCGCGGTGCGACGTCCGTATCCGATACAACACCTACGCCGATGCCGCGACGGTGATGGCCGAGGCGCCGGATGTGGTGGTCGTGGCCACCGGCGGGATGCCCAACACCGGCTTCCTGGAGTCCGGGTCGGAGCTGGTGCTCGACACCTGGGACGTCCTGGCCGGCTCGCGGCCGCCGGCCGGTGACGTGCTGCTCTACGACGACCACGGCGGACACAGCGCCATGGACGCCGCAACGGCCATCGCCGAGTCCGGAGCGCGTCTGCACATCGTCACCCCGGAACGCACCCTGGCCATGGACGTGGGCGGGATGAACTATCCGCGCTACTTCGGGATCCTGGACCGAGCGCACGCGAGAACGACGCTGCTGCAACGACTCCGCTCGGTCCGCCGCGGTGCCGACGGCCGGCTGGTGGCCACCCTGTTCAGCGAGTACAGCGAGCTCGAGACCGAATTGACGGTCGACCAGGTGGTGGTCGAACACGGGACCCTGCCCAACGACGAGCTCTACCACGCTCTGGTGCCGGGCTCGAAGAACCTGGGCGCCGTCGACCATCGGGCCCTGCTGGCCACCGCGACCCAGTCGTTGACGCCGAACCCGGCCGGCCGGTACCAGCTGTTCCGGATCGGGGATGCGGTGTCCAGCCGCAACGTGCACGCCGCGGTGCTCGACGCCTACCGGTTGTGCCTCGCGATCTGA